Proteins found in one Campylobacter canadensis genomic segment:
- the thrB gene encoding homoserine kinase, whose amino-acid sequence MQSLKVICPATSANLGPGFDCLGLALDLHNEIVIKKSAYFSVKIKGEGEDKIQLKKHNLFTNIFCDYYFYLSNQKDNFSFDFINNIPLSRGLGSSSSVIIAALVAASAFAKMQISKSRILSKALEYESHPDNISPALLGGFVSSLLVQDGVKYLKTNISDEVKAVVCIPDTPISTEQSRKALAKSLKFSDACFNIAHSSLLSAAFFSKNYEMLRYASFDKLHQKNRMKNLPILFEVQKTALENKALMSTLSGSGSSFFNLCYADDAEYLFQALSNKFTNMRVLKLNYDNLGARIC is encoded by the coding sequence ATGCAAAGTTTAAAAGTTATTTGCCCAGCAACTAGTGCGAATTTAGGTCCAGGTTTTGATTGTTTAGGACTTGCTTTAGATTTACATAATGAAATAGTAATTAAAAAAAGTGCTTATTTTAGTGTAAAAATTAAAGGCGAAGGCGAAGATAAAATTCAGCTAAAAAAGCACAATTTATTCACAAATATTTTTTGTGATTATTATTTTTATTTAAGCAATCAAAAAGATAATTTTTCTTTTGACTTTATCAATAATATCCCACTTTCAAGAGGTTTAGGCTCTTCAAGCTCTGTAATTATTGCTGCTTTAGTAGCTGCTAGTGCTTTTGCAAAAATGCAAATATCAAAATCAAGAATTTTAAGTAAAGCTTTAGAATATGAATCTCACCCTGATAATATCTCTCCAGCACTTTTAGGTGGCTTTGTTTCTTCTTTATTGGTGCAAGATGGAGTAAAATATCTAAAAACAAATATTAGCGATGAAGTAAAAGCAGTAGTTTGTATTCCAGATACGCCAATAAGCACAGAACAAAGCAGAAAAGCTTTAGCAAAAAGTTTAAAATTTAGCGATGCTTGTTTTAACATAGCTCATTCATCTTTGTTAAGTGCTGCGTTTTTTTCAAAAAATTATGAAATGTTAAGATATGCTAGTTTTGATAAACTTCATCAAAAAAATAGAATGAAAAATTTACCAATTTTATTTGAAGTTCAAAAAACAGCTTTAGAAAATAAGGCTTTAATGAGTACTTTAAGCGGCTCTGGTTCTAGTTTTTTTAATCTTTGCTATGCTGATGATGCTGAGTATCTTTTTCAGGCTTTAAGTAATAAATTTACAAATATGAGAGTATTAAAATTAAATTATGATAATTTAGGTGCAAGAATTTGCTAG
- a CDS encoding phosphatase PAP2 family protein, translating to MRTLIILLTVFFTSLNANSLKTIEKTGDALQLVLPFYAVSLVLYNDDLQLGLNQFLLGLVSTQAGVEILKRTIKEQRPNKSNNLSFPSGHTTASFYVANFIHKRYNFAQAFLPYIFASFVAFSRIRTKKHYFHDALAGALFAYTINNLFTSKKIKCDVLMNSNKIKLQFNANFD from the coding sequence TTGAGAACTTTAATTATTTTATTGACAGTATTTTTTACTAGTTTAAACGCTAATAGTTTAAAGACAATAGAAAAAACAGGAGATGCTTTGCAATTAGTTTTGCCTTTTTATGCAGTATCATTGGTGCTTTATAATGATGATTTGCAATTAGGTTTAAATCAATTTTTGCTTGGTTTAGTAAGCACACAAGCAGGTGTAGAGATTTTAAAACGCACAATCAAAGAACAAAGACCAAACAAAAGTAATAATCTTTCTTTTCCTAGCGGACACACAACAGCATCTTTTTATGTAGCTAATTTTATACATAAAAGATACAATTTTGCACAAGCGTTTTTACCATATATTTTTGCAAGTTTTGTTGCTTTTTCTCGCATAAGAACTAAAAAACATTATTTTCACGATGCCTTAGCTGGTGCTTTATTTGCTTACACAATTAATAATTTATTCACAAGTAAAAAAATAAAATGCGATGTTTTGATGAATTCAAATAAAATCAAGCTTCAATTTAATGCGAATTTTGATTGA
- the rbfA gene encoding 30S ribosome-binding factor RbfA: MDKANIKRLRTQSLLKELVASALNNFDDELINSQIVLDAECKKGRYDAFIYLDKQDYNKDEQQNILSKLQRVSKVIEAQCLNALQMYRCPKLHFKFDDTYERVSRLETLFKQINKG, translated from the coding sequence ATGGATAAAGCAAATATAAAAAGACTTAGAACTCAAAGTTTATTAAAAGAGCTAGTAGCCAGTGCTTTAAATAATTTTGATGATGAGCTTATTAATTCGCAAATTGTCCTTGATGCAGAGTGTAAAAAAGGCAGATACGATGCCTTTATTTATCTTGATAAACAAGATTATAATAAAGATGAACAGCAAAATATACTTTCAAAACTTCAAAGGGTTTCAAAGGTTATTGAAGCTCAATGCTTAAACGCATTGCAGATGTACCGTTGCCCAAAATTACATTTTAAATTTGATGATACTTATGAAAGAGTAAGTAGATTAGAAACATTATTTAAGCAAATTAATAAAGGATAA
- a CDS encoding prepilin-type N-terminal cleavage/methylation domain-containing protein: MKKYSKNKKAVSMIELIVVIVVIGVLSASALVSFFDFRFKGDIKKLQSEVNSVNTYLQTKLTENIFKGDYRSTTELTPIKGKNTFAGLVSETGFKKWTPVYENKKKSDISDGGVTGINVTNIKNRTNDKAKTSLFKYEMNPNVTFYFSYNDYSARLKCEYVECKVCTDKKGSRKKLINNSFDCENKL, encoded by the coding sequence ATGAAAAAATATAGTAAAAATAAAAAAGCTGTAAGTATGATAGAGCTTATAGTTGTAATCGTTGTAATCGGTGTGCTTTCTGCTAGTGCTTTGGTGTCTTTTTTTGATTTTAGATTTAAAGGCGATATCAAAAAACTTCAAAGTGAAGTTAATTCAGTAAATACATACTTACAAACTAAATTAACAGAAAATATATTTAAAGGAGATTACCGCTCTACGACTGAATTAACACCTATTAAAGGTAAAAATACCTTTGCAGGTTTAGTATCAGAAACTGGCTTTAAAAAATGGACACCTGTGTATGAAAATAAGAAAAAAAGCGATATCAGCGACGGCGGGGTTACAGGTATTAATGTTACAAATATAAAAAACCGCACAAATGACAAGGCAAAAACAAGTTTATTTAAATACGAAATGAACCCAAATGTAACTTTTTATTTTTCATACAATGATTATTCAGCAAGATTAAAATGCGAATATGTAGAATGCAAAGTATGCACAGATAAAAAAGGAAGTAGAAAAAAACTAATAAATAATTCTTTTGATTGTGAAAATAAACTTTAA
- a CDS encoding primosomal protein N' codes for MNYYEVAIINRNLEKLSYHSKEDIKAFTKVLVPLKSQGLVNAAVINKCDKPSFNTKEINCINNEILFDEQKKLCEFISKYYAANISLCLKDFVFASSYEKQEFIYESKELPELSTKQENALKHCKQNQFSLIFGDTGSGKTEIYTHLIDECLKENKQVLFLMPEISLTPQMQKRMQKYFNFITWHSKITKTNKQKSLKQLLSGEVKLVLGARSALFLPFTNLGLIIVDEEHDNSYKSSTYPCYNAKDLALYLAKISKAKIVLGSATPSLNSYINQNIAKVRLKGSFKESKKEFVYDNSNTLLSPLLLSNLKENLEKKEQSIIFLPVRGNFRQVLCKDCGQKKLCPNCSIAMSVHNDIYKCHYCNHKEKIKQNCEYCNSTMLESKIQGTAQIMSELQKIFSNAVIAKLDSDELSSASKLKQLLNDFNDNKIDILIGTQMVSKGHDYANVTFCAILGLDEYLFYPDFKARENTLALAIQVSGRAGRSKESKVLIQTKQEEFFKNYLNDYDLFLEDEAAFRMKYPPFTRMLRIIIEDKDENSANLLCQAIAKNLLDSKKDDDYELLGYGKCAIEKIKNKYRYQLLISSRHKMLLSSLALNYKMLQNVTIDIDPIHFS; via the coding sequence ATGAATTATTACGAAGTTGCAATAATTAATCGCAATTTAGAAAAATTAAGTTATCACTCAAAAGAAGATATAAAAGCATTTACAAAGGTTTTGGTTCCGCTAAAATCTCAAGGTCTTGTAAATGCAGCTGTAATAAATAAATGCGATAAACCAAGTTTTAATACAAAAGAAATTAATTGTATAAATAATGAAATCTTATTTGATGAGCAAAAAAAATTATGTGAATTCATAAGCAAATATTACGCAGCAAATATATCTTTATGTTTAAAAGATTTTGTTTTTGCAAGTAGCTATGAAAAACAAGAATTTATCTATGAAAGTAAAGAATTACCAGAGCTTAGCACAAAGCAAGAAAATGCTTTAAAACATTGTAAGCAAAACCAATTTTCTTTAATTTTTGGAGATACAGGGAGCGGAAAAACAGAAATTTATACTCATTTAATAGATGAGTGTTTAAAAGAAAATAAACAAGTTTTATTTTTAATGCCTGAAATAAGCCTAACCCCACAAATGCAAAAAAGAATGCAAAAATACTTCAATTTTATTACTTGGCACAGCAAAATCACAAAGACAAATAAACAAAAATCACTAAAACAATTATTAAGCGGTGAAGTTAAATTAGTCTTAGGTGCTAGGTCGGCTTTGTTTTTACCATTTACAAATCTTGGCTTAATAATAGTAGATGAAGAGCATGATAATTCCTATAAATCAAGCACTTACCCTTGCTATAATGCAAAAGATTTAGCCCTTTATTTAGCAAAAATATCAAAGGCTAAAATAGTTTTAGGAAGTGCTACGCCTTCTCTTAATTCTTACATAAATCAAAATATTGCAAAAGTTAGGCTAAAAGGCTCTTTTAAAGAAAGCAAAAAAGAATTTGTTTATGATAACTCAAACACTCTTTTAAGCCCTTTGCTGCTATCTAATTTAAAAGAAAATTTAGAAAAAAAAGAGCAAAGTATAATATTTTTACCTGTGCGTGGAAATTTTAGGCAGGTTTTATGCAAAGACTGCGGACAAAAAAAATTATGTCCAAATTGCTCAATTGCTATGAGTGTGCATAATGATATTTACAAATGCCATTATTGCAATCATAAAGAAAAAATAAAACAAAATTGCGAATACTGCAATAGCACAATGCTAGAAAGTAAAATTCAAGGTACTGCACAAATTATGAGCGAATTACAAAAAATATTTTCTAATGCAGTAATTGCAAAATTAGATAGCGATGAGCTTAGCAGTGCAAGTAAATTAAAACAACTTTTAAATGATTTTAATGATAATAAAATTGATATTTTAATCGGCACTCAAATGGTTTCAAAAGGGCATGATTATGCAAATGTAACTTTTTGTGCTATCTTAGGACTTGATGAGTATTTGTTTTACCCAGATTTTAAAGCAAGAGAAAACACTTTAGCACTAGCAATTCAAGTAAGCGGCAGGGCAGGAAGAAGCAAAGAATCAAAGGTGTTAATTCAAACAAAACAAGAAGAATTTTTTAAAAACTATTTAAATGATTATGATTTATTTTTAGAAGATGAAGCAGCTTTTAGAATGAAATACCCACCATTTACAAGAATGCTAAGAATAATCATAGAAGATAAAGACGAAAATAGTGCAAATCTTTTATGCCAAGCAATAGCGAAAAATCTTTTAGATAGTAAAAAAGATGATGATTATGAACTTTTAGGCTATGGAAAATGTGCTATTGAAAAAATAAAAAACAAATACAGATACCAGCTTTTAATCAGCTCAAGGCACAAAATGTTACTTTCTAGCCTTGCACTAAATTATAAAATGTTACAAAACGTTACAATTGACATAGACCCAATCCATTTTTCTTAA
- the infB gene encoding translation initiation factor IF-2, whose protein sequence is MAVDNIKISDIAKEIGISSKELIEKLKEININVSAQKMVNAILANVFYEYAASNQLNDEQQKVIDEYLKANAPKKTKSTKSTSTKEKSTKTNTKEKTLKEKKENTPKVEEKKEMKETVQIQSTPEVTKQEEQVESKAQVQESLAQSSLEKRRGLVIIKKKNENKNANQEQKTAQKEKSKEPVSFASIFANSTEKFELEKKKKAKKQIPAAKKESSSKMDFDTNFVDLDDDEENANEYVMPDFSVAQSKEERQTKSQNALRSAFNNPINQYNNQNNSISRGKRKKKVYKKEQNNEEITSIKIPKEIRLYELAEKLGKKDSELISKLFMQGMMTTKNDFLDEETIEILGLEFGIEISFFDETANFDYVADYEENQEELKDIKVPVVTIMGHVDHGKTSLLDYIRNSHVAKGEAGGITQHVGAYMVNKDGKNITFLDTPGHEAFSAMRARGASVTDIVIIVVAADDGVKPQTKEAINHAKAAGVPIIIAINKIDKENANPDKVKTQLAELDIMPIEWGGAYEFVNISALKGIGIDDLLDLILLQAEVLELKANKNSAAKASIIESSLQKGRGVVTTVIVQNGTLRVGDTVVAGISYGRIKSMQDSKANALKEILPGECGVIMGLNEIPDAGETLISVSSDKEARDYAQKRYEYLRQKELSKSTKVSLDELSAKIKEGNLKSLPIILKADVGGTLEAIKGSLEKLSNDEVRVDIVNSAVGGITQSDISLALASGGVILGFNIRPTGEIKEKAKEAKVEIKTYNVIYNLIDEIKALLGGLMSPVISEEQLGQAQIRQVIMVPKVGQIAGCMVSEGSIVRGAKIRVIRDGIVVFEGEISSLKRFKDDAKEVSKGYECGVGIVGFNDMKEGDFIESYKEVENKVSL, encoded by the coding sequence ATGGCAGTAGATAATATAAAAATTAGTGATATAGCAAAAGAAATCGGAATAAGCTCAAAAGAACTTATTGAAAAATTAAAAGAAATAAATATAAATGTAAGCGCTCAAAAAATGGTAAATGCTATATTAGCAAATGTTTTTTATGAATACGCTGCTAGTAATCAATTAAATGATGAGCAACAAAAGGTAATTGATGAATATTTAAAAGCAAATGCTCCAAAAAAGACAAAAAGCACAAAAAGCACCAGCACTAAAGAAAAAAGTACAAAAACTAATACTAAAGAAAAAACTTTAAAAGAAAAAAAAGAAAACACTCCAAAGGTTGAAGAAAAAAAAGAAATGAAAGAAACAGTTCAAATACAAAGCACTCCAGAAGTTACAAAGCAAGAAGAACAAGTAGAAAGCAAAGCACAAGTACAAGAAAGTCTTGCACAAAGCTCTTTAGAAAAAAGAAGAGGTTTAGTGATAATTAAGAAGAAAAATGAGAATAAAAATGCAAACCAAGAGCAAAAAACAGCTCAAAAAGAAAAATCAAAAGAGCCAGTTTCTTTTGCATCAATTTTTGCAAATAGTACAGAAAAATTTGAATTAGAAAAGAAAAAGAAAGCTAAAAAGCAAATTCCAGCAGCAAAAAAAGAAAGCTCATCAAAGATGGACTTTGATACAAATTTTGTTGATTTAGATGATGATGAAGAGAATGCAAACGAATATGTAATGCCTGATTTTAGCGTAGCACAAAGCAAAGAAGAAAGACAAACAAAAAGTCAAAATGCCTTGCGTTCAGCTTTTAACAATCCAATTAATCAATACAATAATCAAAATAACTCAATTTCTCGTGGTAAAAGAAAGAAAAAAGTTTATAAAAAAGAACAAAATAACGAAGAAATCACAAGTATAAAAATCCCAAAAGAAATAAGACTTTATGAATTAGCAGAAAAATTAGGCAAAAAAGATAGCGAGCTTATTTCAAAACTTTTTATGCAAGGAATGATGACTACTAAAAATGACTTTTTAGATGAAGAAACTATTGAAATTTTAGGGCTTGAATTTGGAATTGAAATAAGCTTTTTTGATGAAACTGCAAATTTTGATTATGTGGCAGATTATGAAGAAAATCAAGAAGAATTAAAAGATATTAAAGTGCCTGTTGTAACTATTATGGGGCATGTTGATCACGGTAAAACTTCTTTACTTGATTATATTAGAAATTCTCATGTTGCAAAGGGCGAAGCAGGTGGAATCACCCAGCATGTTGGTGCTTATATGGTAAATAAAGATGGAAAAAATATTACCTTTTTAGATACACCAGGGCATGAAGCCTTTTCTGCTATGCGTGCAAGAGGTGCTAGTGTTACTGATATTGTAATTATTGTTGTAGCTGCTGATGATGGTGTAAAACCACAAACAAAAGAAGCAATTAATCACGCAAAAGCAGCAGGAGTGCCAATTATCATAGCTATTAATAAAATAGACAAAGAAAACGCAAATCCAGATAAGGTAAAAACTCAACTTGCAGAGCTTGATATTATGCCTATTGAATGGGGTGGAGCTTACGAATTTGTAAATATAAGTGCATTAAAAGGTATAGGAATAGATGATTTATTAGATTTAATCTTACTACAAGCAGAAGTTCTTGAGCTTAAGGCAAATAAAAATTCAGCAGCAAAAGCAAGTATTATTGAAAGTTCTTTACAAAAAGGGCGTGGGGTTGTAACCACAGTAATTGTTCAAAATGGTACATTAAGAGTTGGAGATACCGTTGTAGCAGGTATTTCTTATGGACGCATAAAAAGTATGCAAGATAGCAAAGCAAATGCCTTAAAAGAAATTTTACCAGGCGAGTGCGGTGTAATTATGGGTCTTAATGAAATTCCTGATGCAGGAGAGACTTTAATTAGTGTTTCAAGCGATAAGGAAGCAAGAGATTATGCGCAAAAAAGATATGAATATTTACGCCAAAAAGAGCTTAGCAAATCAACTAAGGTTAGCCTAGATGAATTAAGTGCTAAGATTAAAGAAGGAAACTTAAAATCTCTTCCAATTATTTTAAAAGCTGATGTTGGTGGAACCTTAGAAGCTATTAAAGGAAGCCTTGAAAAGTTAAGCAATGATGAAGTAAGAGTGGATATTGTAAATAGTGCAGTAGGCGGAATTACACAAAGCGATATCTCTTTAGCTTTAGCAAGTGGTGGTGTAATTTTAGGCTTTAATATTCGTCCAACTGGTGAGATTAAAGAAAAGGCAAAAGAAGCTAAGGTTGAGATTAAAACTTATAATGTAATTTATAATTTAATTGATGAAATAAAAGCACTTCTAGGTGGTTTAATGAGTCCTGTAATTAGCGAAGAGCAACTTGGTCAAGCGCAAATTAGACAGGTTATTATGGTGCCAAAGGTTGGGCAGATTGCTGGTTGTATGGTTAGTGAAGGCAGTATTGTGCGTGGTGCTAAAATCCGTGTTATTAGAGATGGAATTGTGGTTTTTGAAGGGGAAATAAGCTCTTTAAAACGCTTTAAAGATGATGCTAAAGAGGTTTCAAAAGGCTATGAATGCGGTGTTGGCATTGTAGGTTTTAACGATATGAAAGAAGGCGATTTTATTGAAAGTTACAAAGAAGTAGAAAATAAAGTGAGTTTATAA
- a CDS encoding DUF448 domain-containing protein — protein MNKAKPIRMCIVCKNRFFKEELHRFALKDNELSYIFDKGRTNYICNECLKKDSKDLHKSFCKFYKNNLDKISIINQLKERFLNGSR, from the coding sequence ATGAATAAAGCAAAACCAATTAGAATGTGTATAGTTTGTAAAAATAGATTTTTTAAAGAAGAGTTACATCGTTTTGCATTAAAAGATAATGAATTATCTTATATTTTTGATAAAGGTAGGACAAATTATATTTGCAATGAGTGTTTAAAAAAAGACAGTAAAGATTTACATAAAAGTTTTTGTAAATTCTATAAAAATAATTTAGATAAAATATCAATTATAAATCAACTAAAAGAAAGGTTTTTAAATGGCAGTAGATAA
- a CDS encoding ribosome maturation factor, with translation MQLEQLEQLAKELGLIIYDEELVRENDNLIYRIYLKKENAALSLKDCEEFSKMLSPLLDLDEPSKEKYFLEVSSAGLERKLSKARHFIYSINELVKITDVNNDKYEGKLINADESQIQIEYGKEILTFKLADIKKAKTYINWK, from the coding sequence ATGCAACTAGAACAACTAGAACAACTAGCAAAAGAATTAGGGCTTATAATTTATGATGAAGAACTAGTAAGAGAAAACGATAATTTAATTTATAGAATTTATCTTAAAAAAGAAAATGCAGCACTTAGTTTAAAAGATTGCGAGGAATTTAGTAAAATGCTTTCTCCTTTACTTGATTTAGATGAACCAAGTAAGGAAAAATACTTCTTAGAAGTCTCATCAGCAGGTTTAGAAAGAAAACTTAGTAAAGCAAGACATTTTATTTATAGTATAAACGAGCTTGTAAAAATCACCGATGTAAATAATGATAAATATGAAGGTAAATTAATAAATGCTGATGAAAGCCAAATACAAATAGAATACGGCAAAGAAATTCTAACATTTAAACTAGCTGATATTAAAAAAGCAAAAACATATATAAACTGGAAATAA
- a CDS encoding tRNA threonylcarbamoyladenosine biosynthesis protein TsaB, with product MAVPAKIGIYDKDLKLVKSYELNNYVSVELSLVVDEILKEFKIDELIYANGPGSFMSLKIAYVFFSTLSLVLNIPLKATSAFAFSEQKLIKANNNFCFALDEDEKIILKAVSDYKCDLQLPVKLQINYESDNLPNYFIPAV from the coding sequence ATGGCAGTGCCTGCAAAAATTGGCATTTATGATAAGGATTTAAAACTAGTTAAAAGTTATGAATTAAATAATTATGTTAGCGTAGAATTAAGCTTGGTAGTTGATGAGATTTTAAAAGAATTTAAAATAGATGAGCTAATTTACGCTAACGGACCAGGCTCATTTATGAGTTTAAAAATCGCTTATGTTTTTTTTAGCACTCTTTCTTTAGTTTTAAATATTCCTTTAAAAGCTACAAGCGCTTTTGCTTTTAGCGAACAAAAATTAATTAAAGCAAATAATAATTTTTGTTTTGCTTTGGATGAAGATGAAAAAATTATTTTAAAAGCAGTTAGTGATTATAAGTGTGATTTACAATTACCAGTAAAATTACAAATAAATTATGAAAGTGATAATTTACCAAATTATTTTATTCCGGCGGTTTAG
- a CDS encoding bifunctional aconitate hydratase 2/2-methylisocitrate dehydratase has protein sequence MAFLEEYKLLVEQRAKLGVPPLVLNAEQTKRICDELEQNTKDKEELKQLLINRVGVGVDDSALVKCEFLHKILNDKSTCDCISKDEAITMLSTMLGGYNVNILVQLLENEKLASKAAQALEDIIFVHDGFNKIVKLHEQGNSYATSVLKSWADAQWFKKRADLADEIECVCFKVNGETNTDDLSPASEAFTRSDIPLHAQAMLVRRQEGSLEKIQELKKLNKQIVYVGDVVGTGSSRKSAINSVQWHLGVDINGVANKKTGGIVIGQTIAPIFFNTAQDSGALPIIADVSKLEMGDEFIIDIKNECIIKNKEKISDFKLSPNTILDEVKAGGRIPLIVGRSLCAKAREVLKMPAEDIFKKAIQPENTQKGYTLAQKMLGRACGLEGVVPGMYIEPQTSTVGSQDTTGPMTRDEIKELASLGFNADFVLQSFCHTAAYPKPSDVNTHATLPSFMSSRGGVSLKPGDGVIHSWLNRFVLPDTVGTGGDSHTRFPLGIAFPAGSGLVAFAAVTGAMPLNVPKSILVRFKGELQAGITLRDLVNAIPLVAIKEGLLTVDKKGKKNIFAGKILEIEGLESLKVEQAFELSDASAERSAAACCVNLSEESVAEYLKSNIALINAMLDAGYESKQTLIRRRDKMQEWLNNPVLLRADKDASYEHIFEIDLNEIKEPILACPNDPDDVATLSDVLANSNRPQNIDEVFIGSCMTNIGHYRAAAEILKGKGMLKTRLWIAPPTKMDKAQLTKEGYYSIFGASGARIEVPGCSLCMGNQARVNDNAVVFSTSTRNFDNRMGLGAKVYLGSAELAAVCALLGRLPKLDEYLALSNEKLSDKAKIYRYLNFNEIENYKLED, from the coding sequence ATGGCATTCTTAGAAGAATACAAACTTTTAGTAGAACAAAGAGCAAAATTAGGTGTTCCACCTTTAGTTTTAAATGCAGAGCAAACAAAAAGAATTTGCGATGAATTAGAACAAAACACAAAGGATAAAGAAGAATTAAAACAATTGCTAATAAATAGAGTTGGCGTTGGCGTTGATGATAGCGCTTTGGTAAAATGCGAATTTTTACACAAAATTTTAAATGATAAAAGTACCTGTGATTGTATAAGTAAAGATGAAGCTATTACAATGCTTAGCACTATGCTTGGTGGATATAATGTAAATATTTTAGTTCAACTTTTAGAAAATGAAAAACTAGCAAGTAAAGCCGCTCAAGCCTTAGAAGATATTATTTTTGTACATGATGGCTTTAATAAAATAGTAAAATTGCATGAACAAGGAAATTCTTATGCTACAAGCGTTTTAAAAAGTTGGGCTGACGCACAATGGTTTAAAAAAAGAGCTGATTTAGCTGATGAAATTGAGTGCGTTTGCTTTAAAGTAAATGGAGAAACAAATACAGACGATTTAAGCCCTGCAAGTGAAGCATTTACAAGAAGCGATATTCCTTTACACGCTCAAGCAATGCTAGTAAGAAGACAAGAAGGCTCTTTAGAAAAAATTCAAGAGTTAAAAAAGCTTAATAAACAAATTGTTTATGTTGGAGATGTTGTTGGTACTGGCTCTAGTAGAAAATCTGCTATTAACTCGGTGCAATGGCATTTAGGTGTTGATATAAATGGAGTTGCAAATAAAAAAACAGGTGGTATTGTGATTGGTCAAACAATAGCTCCAATCTTTTTTAACACAGCTCAAGATAGTGGTGCTTTACCGATTATTGCTGATGTAAGCAAACTTGAAATGGGCGATGAGTTTATAATTGATATTAAAAATGAATGTATTATAAAAAATAAAGAAAAAATTAGCGATTTTAAACTAAGTCCTAACACAATCTTAGATGAAGTAAAAGCAGGTGGTAGAATTCCATTAATTGTTGGTCGCAGCCTTTGTGCTAAGGCTAGAGAAGTTTTAAAAATGCCTGCTGAAGATATCTTTAAAAAGGCAATTCAACCTGAAAATACTCAAAAAGGCTACACTCTAGCTCAAAAAATGCTAGGTCGTGCTTGTGGTTTAGAAGGAGTTGTACCTGGAATGTATATTGAGCCACAAACCTCAACAGTTGGCTCTCAAGATACAACAGGACCAATGACAAGAGATGAAATAAAAGAATTAGCTTCTTTAGGCTTTAATGCTGATTTTGTTTTACAAAGTTTTTGCCATACTGCTGCTTATCCAAAACCAAGTGATGTAAATACTCACGCAACCTTGCCAAGCTTTATGTCTAGTCGTGGTGGGGTTAGTTTAAAACCTGGCGATGGGGTTATTCACTCTTGGCTTAATCGTTTTGTTTTACCTGATACGGTTGGTACAGGCGGGGATTCTCATACTCGTTTTCCACTTGGAATCGCCTTTCCAGCAGGAAGTGGTTTAGTAGCCTTTGCAGCAGTTACTGGTGCTATGCCGCTTAATGTTCCAAAAAGTATTTTAGTGCGTTTTAAAGGAGAGCTTCAAGCTGGAATTACTTTAAGAGATTTAGTAAATGCCATTCCTTTAGTTGCAATCAAAGAAGGTTTATTAACTGTTGATAAAAAAGGTAAAAAGAATATTTTTGCTGGAAAAATTCTTGAAATTGAAGGCTTAGAAAGTCTAAAAGTAGAACAAGCTTTTGAATTAAGCGACGCTAGCGCTGAAAGATCAGCTGCGGCTTGTTGTGTAAATCTTAGCGAAGAAAGCGTTGCTGAATATCTAAAATCAAATATCGCCCTAATTAATGCAATGCTAGATGCAGGTTATGAAAGCAAACAAACCTTAATTAGACGCCGTGATAAAATGCAAGAATGGTTAAATAATCCTGTGCTTTTAAGAGCGGATAAAGATGCAAGTTATGAGCATATTTTTGAAATTGATTTAAATGAGATTAAAGAACCTATTTTAGCTTGCCCGAACGACCCTGATGATGTTGCTACTTTAAGTGATGTCCTAGCAAATAGCAATAGACCGCAAAATATTGATGAAGTTTTCATTGGTTCTTGTATGACAAACATTGGGCATTACCGTGCAGCAGCTGAAATCTTAAAGGGTAAAGGTATGCTAAAAACTAGATTATGGATAGCACCACCAACAAAAATGGATAAAGCACAACTTACTAAAGAAGGTTATTACAGTATTTTTGGTGCTAGTGGTGCTAGAATAGAAGTGCCAGGATGTTCTTTATGTATGGGTAATCAAGCAAGAGTTAATGATAATGCGGTTGTGTTTTCAACCTCAACAAGAAATTTTGATAATCGTATGGGTCTTGGTGCTAAAGTTTATCTAGGAAGTGCCGAACTTGCAGCGGTTTGTGCCTTGCTAGGAAGATTGCCTAAGCTTGATGAATATCTAGCATTAAGCAATGAAAAATTAAGTGATAAAGCAAAAATTTATCGTTATTTAAATTTCAATGAAATTGAAAATTACAAACTAGAAGATTAA